The following are encoded together in the Zingiber officinale cultivar Zhangliang chromosome 8A, Zo_v1.1, whole genome shotgun sequence genome:
- the LOC122010082 gene encoding transcription factor EGL1-like — MCRAMDTDAQIHEEDSREQHLRKQLAAAVRKIGWSYAIYWSISSHQPGVLAWTDGFYNGEIKTRKTTQPTELNSDHIGLQRSEELRELYESLSAGDSNLHNRRPCASLSPEDLTDTEWYYLVCMSFTFTIGQGLPGKAFANDQYVWLNHAQFADCKIFSRSLLAMSASIQTVLCIPFMDGVLEFGTTELVLEDPAFAMQTTNLFWELPVPVCSEQSISTPEMAEMAATDQVIQNQNLGDDLDNSMVLEDENLVIESSNPLEIHPVHFPFALQSYATTKDEAEKLHFDICEELNISSPGDGSNECFRTQQLEDLLELNGLNCLHGSLNSNEQESLSIVDAQQLLSSTNKVQVGNDIHYVRTLTRILCNSKQVKSMPCFSKVSHKSSFIVWRRGLSSAKPFNGTPQKLLKKIIIDGEWLLNGSILNCQEQNGLPGNLLKKGQPRATSVSSERRRREKLNEKFVLLQSLVPSISKVDKAAILGNTIDYLKDLEKRVQELESCRRSSEDLDTEDRSKHPDDVAERTSDNYGNKEIAIVGRKRSAHKRKSDLLEAEGEHHWVLSKEGPIDVNVTFNKKEVAVVMHCPWRECLLLEIVESIGNFHLDPVSMQSSIVEGALALTIKCKLRSTSEASPGMIKRALQRVIGKCL, encoded by the exons ATGTGTCGAGCAATGGACACAGATGCTCAGATTCATGAAGAAGATTCAAGAGAGCAGCACCTCCGGAAGCAGCTTGCTGCTGCTGTGAGGAAGATTGGGTGGAGTTATGCAATCTATTGGTCCATCTCCAGCCACCAACCAGG GGTTTTGGCATGGACTGATGGGTTCTATAATGGTGAAATCAAGACAAGGAAGACTACACAACCCACAGAACTGAATTCAGATCATATTGGCCTCCAGAGGAGTGAAGAGTTGAGAGAATTGTATGAATCACTTTCAGCAGGTGATAGCAATCTTCACAATAGAAGGCCTTGTGCTTCATTGTCGCCAGAGGATCTCACCGATACCGAGTGGTATTACTTGGTTTGCATGTCCTTCACCTTCACTATAGGGCAAGG ATTGCCTGGTAAAGCGTTTGCGAACGATCAGTATGTGTGGTTGAACCATGCTCAGTTTGCCGATTGCAAGATTTTTTCGCGCTCTCTACTTGCAATG AGCGCATCTATACAG ACTGTGTTGTGTATCCCTTTCATGGATGGTGTGCTGGAGTTTGGTACAACTGAATTG GTTTTGGAGGATCCAGCTTTTGCTATGCAAACCACAAATCTCTTTTGGGAGCTACCGGTTCCAGTTTGCTCTGAACAATCTATATCCACTCCTGAAATGGCTGAAATGGCCGCTACCGATCAAGttattcaaaatcaaaatctCGGTGACGATTTAGACAATTCTATGGTTTTGGAGGATGAAAATTTGGTCATAGAAAGCTCAAATCCACTGGAGATTCATCCAGTGCATTTTCCTTTTGCTCTTCAGTCGTATGCCACTACAAAGGATGAGGCTGAGAAACTGCATTTTGATATCTGTGAAGAACTGAATATCAGTTCTCCCGGTGATGGCTCGAATGAGTGCTTTCGAACTCAACAGCTCGAGGATCTGCTCGAACTGAATGGGCTAAATTGCCTTCATGGTTCTCTAAACTCAAATGAGCAAGAATCATTGTCCATTGTTGATGCTCAACAGCTTCTTTCTTCGACCAATAAGGTCCAAGTTGGCAACGACATACACTATGTGAGGACTCTTACTAGGATTCTATGCAACTCTAAACAG GTAAAATCAATGCCATGCTTCTCAAAGGTCTCTCACAAATCAAGTTTTATCGTCTGGAGAAGAGGTTTGAGCAGCGCAAAACCATTCAATGGCACACCACAAAAGCTGCTGAAGAAGATTATAATTGATGGAGAATGGTTACTCAATGGCAGCATTCTAAATTGCCAAGAACAAAATGGTTTACCGGGGAATCTATTGAAGAAAGGACAGCCACGCGCAACCAGTGTTTCGtcggagagaaggagaagggagaagTTGAACGAGAAATTCGTGCTTTTGCAATCGTTGGTTCCCTCCATTAGCAAG GTTGACAAGGCAGCTATCCTTGGCAACACAATTGATTACTTGAAAGATCTTGAGAAAAGAGTGCAAGAGCTAGAATCGTGCCGGAGGTCATCAGAGGATCTTGACACTGAAGACAGAAGCAAGCATCCTGATGATGTAGCAGAAAGAACATCTGACAACTATGGCAACAAAGAGATAGCCATTGTTGGCAGGAAGCGGTCGGCGCACAAGCGTAAATCTGACCTCCTCGAAGCAGAAGGGGAGCACCACTGGGTGCTATCCAAAGAAGGTCCTATCGATGTCAATGTTACCTTCAACAAAAAGGAGGTTGCAGTGGTGATGCATTGCCCCTGGAGGGAATGCCTGTTGCTTGAGATCGTCGAATCTATAGGCAATTTCCACTTGGATCCTGTCTCGATGCAGTCCTCGATCGTCGAGGGTGCGCTTGCTTTGACGATCAAATGCAAG CTCAGGAGCACCAGTGAGGCCTCACCAGGGATGATAAAGAGAGCACTGCAGAGAGTAATAGGTAAATGCCTGTAA